A window from Populus trichocarpa isolate Nisqually-1 chromosome 3, P.trichocarpa_v4.1, whole genome shotgun sequence encodes these proteins:
- the LOC18096939 gene encoding pentatricopeptide repeat-containing protein At1g31430 isoform X1: protein MRLLSRQCFSRPKQISTLAKSTKLNQQCCISLLRHCKTMNQLKQIQAQIFRGGLHQSTDTLKKLMVFCADPSNGNLVHAERIFNYIQNPGLFVYNIMIKAFAKKGIFRKCLMLFNKLREDGLWPDNFTYPFVLKAIGCLGEVLEAEKLHGFVMKTGLESDTYVCNPLIDMYAKLGQVDVMRKLFDEMPERDVVSWNVLISGYVKRRRFEDAIDVFCCMREESYLRPNEPTVVSTLSACAALKCLELGKEIHCYVRDRLELTSIIGSALLDMYCKCGCLSVARKIFDEMPHKNVICWTSMVSGYVNYGELDKARELFERSPVKDVVLWTAMINGYVQFNHFDEAVALFQEMQIQRVKPDKFVLVALLTGCAQMGALEQGTWIHGYIDEKGIPVDAVVGTSLIEMYSKCGCIEKALRIFCGLREKDTATWTSIICGLAMNGKTSKALELFSKMKQVEAIPDEVTFIGVLSACSHGGLVEEGREFFNSMTSIYNIEPKLEHYGCLIDLLGRAGQLDEAEELIKKIVNANNEIIVPLYGSLLSACRIYKNVQMGERVAEQLVKIESRDSSVHTLLANIYASAGRWVDVNRVRREMKDLGVKKVPGCSSIEVDGIVHEFLVGNPSCSEMREIYSMLDRMVKPLFNSEENEMEREETVLEE from the exons ATGCGGTTACTTTCCCGCCAGTGCTTCTCAAGACCCAAACAAATTTCTACTCTTGCAAAATCCACAAAACTCAACCAACAATGCTGCATTTCTCTTCTTCGACACTGCAAAACAATGAACCAACTTAAACAAATCCAGGCCCAGATTTTCCGGGGCGGCCTCCATCAAAGCACAGACACTCTGAAGAAGCTCATGGTCTTTTGTGCAGACCCATCTAATGGAAACTTGGTTCATGCTGAAAGAATCTTCAATTATATTCAAAACCcaggtttatttgtttataatattatgaTTAAAGCCTTTGCAAAGAAGGGTATCTTTAGAAAATGTTTAATGTTGTTCAATAAATTGAGGGAGGATGGTCTGTGGCCTGATAATTTTACTTACCCTTTTGTTTTGAAGGCGATTGGGTGCTTAGGAGAGGTTTTAGAAGCTGAAAAACTTCATGGATTTGTGATGAAAACCGGGCTTGAATCTGATACTTATGTGTGTAACCCACTCATTGATATGTATGCTAAATTGGGTCAAGTGGATGTTATGAGGAagttgtttgatgaaatgcctGAGAGAGATGTGGTTTCTTGGAATGTGTTGATTTCCGGGTATGTCAAGCGTAGAAGATTTGAGGATGCTATTGATGTTTTTTGTTGTATGAGAGAAGAGAGTTATTTGAGGCCTAATGAGCCTACGGTGGTGAGCACTCTTTCAGCTTGTGCGGCATTGAAGTGCTTGGAACTCGGCAAGGAAATTCATTGTTATGTAAGGGATAGACTTGAACTCACTTCTATTATTGGCAGTGCATTATTGGACATGTACTGTAAGTGTGGTTGTTTGAGTGTAGCCCGAAAAATATTTGACGAGATGCCtcataaaaatgttatttgttggACTAGTATGGTGTCAGGTTATGTAAACTATGGTGAGCTGGATAAGGCTAGAGAGTTGTTTGAGAGGAGTCCAGTTAAGGACGTTGTTCTTTGGACGGCGATGATTAATGGGTATGTGCAGTTTAATCATTTTGACGAGGCAGTGGCCCTGTTTCAAGAAATGCAAATCCAAAGGGTTAAGCCAGATAAGTTCGTACTGGTTGCTCTTCTCACAGGTTGTGCTCAAATGGGAGCTCTTGAGCAGGGGACTTGGATTCATGGATACATAGACGAGAAAGGAATTCCAGTTGATGCAGTTGTTGGAACTTCTCTTATAGAAATGTATTCCAAATGTGGGTGCATTGAAAAAGCTTTGAGGATTTTCTGTGGGCTGAGAGAAAAAGATACAGCTACATGGACTTCAATTATATGTGGGCTTGCTATGAATGGGAAAACAAGCAAGGCACTTGAATTGTTCTCAAAAATGAAACAAGTCGAGGCCATACCTGATGAAGTTACCTTCATTGGTGTTTTAAGTGCATGCAGCCATGGAGGACTGGTCGAAGAAGGCCGTGAGTTCTTTAATTCCATGACAAGTATTTATAATATTGAGCCTAAGTTAGAGCACTATGGGTGTCTGATTGACTTACTTGGTCGAGCTGGACAATTGGATGAAGCAGaagagttgataaaaaaaatagtgaacgcAAATAATGAGATCATAGTTCCGCTTTATGGTTCTTTGCTCAGTGCTTGCAGAATCTATAAAAATGTTCAAATGGGTGAGCGGGTGGCTGAACAGCTCGTGAAAATTGAGTCAAGGGACTCTAGTGTTCACACGCTTCTCGCAAATATCTATGCCTCTGCTGGTAGATGGGTGGATGTAAACAGGGTGAGACGGGAAATGAAAGATCTTGGAGTAAAAAAGGTACCTGGTTGTAGCTCAATTGAGGTTGATGGCATAGTCCATGAGTTTCTTGTTGGGAATCCATCTTGTTCAGAGATGAGAGAAATATACTCCATGTTGGATAGGATGGTGAAGCCATTATTCAATTCAGAAGAGAATGAAATGGAAAGAGAAGAAACAG TGCTTGAGGAATAA
- the LOC18096939 gene encoding pentatricopeptide repeat-containing protein At1g31430 isoform X2, producing METWFMLKESSIIFKTQAIGCLGEVLEAEKLHGFVMKTGLESDTYVCNPLIDMYAKLGQVDVMRKLFDEMPERDVVSWNVLISGYVKRRRFEDAIDVFCCMREESYLRPNEPTVVSTLSACAALKCLELGKEIHCYVRDRLELTSIIGSALLDMYCKCGCLSVARKIFDEMPHKNVICWTSMVSGYVNYGELDKARELFERSPVKDVVLWTAMINGYVQFNHFDEAVALFQEMQIQRVKPDKFVLVALLTGCAQMGALEQGTWIHGYIDEKGIPVDAVVGTSLIEMYSKCGCIEKALRIFCGLREKDTATWTSIICGLAMNGKTSKALELFSKMKQVEAIPDEVTFIGVLSACSHGGLVEEGREFFNSMTSIYNIEPKLEHYGCLIDLLGRAGQLDEAEELIKKIVNANNEIIVPLYGSLLSACRIYKNVQMGERVAEQLVKIESRDSSVHTLLANIYASAGRWVDVNRVRREMKDLGVKKVPGCSSIEVDGIVHEFLVGNPSCSEMREIYSMLDRMVKPLFNSEENEMEREETGAMNSC from the exons ATGGAAACTTGGTTCATGCTGAAAGAATCTTCAATTATATTCAAAACCcag GCGATTGGGTGCTTAGGAGAGGTTTTAGAAGCTGAAAAACTTCATGGATTTGTGATGAAAACCGGGCTTGAATCTGATACTTATGTGTGTAACCCACTCATTGATATGTATGCTAAATTGGGTCAAGTGGATGTTATGAGGAagttgtttgatgaaatgcctGAGAGAGATGTGGTTTCTTGGAATGTGTTGATTTCCGGGTATGTCAAGCGTAGAAGATTTGAGGATGCTATTGATGTTTTTTGTTGTATGAGAGAAGAGAGTTATTTGAGGCCTAATGAGCCTACGGTGGTGAGCACTCTTTCAGCTTGTGCGGCATTGAAGTGCTTGGAACTCGGCAAGGAAATTCATTGTTATGTAAGGGATAGACTTGAACTCACTTCTATTATTGGCAGTGCATTATTGGACATGTACTGTAAGTGTGGTTGTTTGAGTGTAGCCCGAAAAATATTTGACGAGATGCCtcataaaaatgttatttgttggACTAGTATGGTGTCAGGTTATGTAAACTATGGTGAGCTGGATAAGGCTAGAGAGTTGTTTGAGAGGAGTCCAGTTAAGGACGTTGTTCTTTGGACGGCGATGATTAATGGGTATGTGCAGTTTAATCATTTTGACGAGGCAGTGGCCCTGTTTCAAGAAATGCAAATCCAAAGGGTTAAGCCAGATAAGTTCGTACTGGTTGCTCTTCTCACAGGTTGTGCTCAAATGGGAGCTCTTGAGCAGGGGACTTGGATTCATGGATACATAGACGAGAAAGGAATTCCAGTTGATGCAGTTGTTGGAACTTCTCTTATAGAAATGTATTCCAAATGTGGGTGCATTGAAAAAGCTTTGAGGATTTTCTGTGGGCTGAGAGAAAAAGATACAGCTACATGGACTTCAATTATATGTGGGCTTGCTATGAATGGGAAAACAAGCAAGGCACTTGAATTGTTCTCAAAAATGAAACAAGTCGAGGCCATACCTGATGAAGTTACCTTCATTGGTGTTTTAAGTGCATGCAGCCATGGAGGACTGGTCGAAGAAGGCCGTGAGTTCTTTAATTCCATGACAAGTATTTATAATATTGAGCCTAAGTTAGAGCACTATGGGTGTCTGATTGACTTACTTGGTCGAGCTGGACAATTGGATGAAGCAGaagagttgataaaaaaaatagtgaacgcAAATAATGAGATCATAGTTCCGCTTTATGGTTCTTTGCTCAGTGCTTGCAGAATCTATAAAAATGTTCAAATGGGTGAGCGGGTGGCTGAACAGCTCGTGAAAATTGAGTCAAGGGACTCTAGTGTTCACACGCTTCTCGCAAATATCTATGCCTCTGCTGGTAGATGGGTGGATGTAAACAGGGTGAGACGGGAAATGAAAGATCTTGGAGTAAAAAAGGTACCTGGTTGTAGCTCAATTGAGGTTGATGGCATAGTCCATGAGTTTCTTGTTGGGAATCCATCTTGTTCAGAGATGAGAGAAATATACTCCATGTTGGATAGGATGGTGAAGCCATTATTCAATTCAGAAGAGAATGAAATGGAAAGAGAAGAAACAGGTGCAATGAACAGTTGCTGA